In Woeseia oceani, one DNA window encodes the following:
- a CDS encoding rhodanese-like domain-containing protein has product MFEELSPTEFKERSNSGELWQLLDVREPWELATASVPDAISIPMGEVADRLDELDREQPVAVLCHSGGRSARVAGLLAQTGFSRVANISGGIDAWSQQLDSQIPRY; this is encoded by the coding sequence TTGTTTGAAGAGCTAAGCCCCACCGAATTCAAGGAACGCAGCAATAGCGGCGAACTTTGGCAACTGCTGGACGTCCGAGAACCATGGGAGCTCGCCACAGCCAGTGTTCCCGATGCCATCAGCATTCCAATGGGAGAAGTGGCCGATCGCCTGGACGAACTGGATCGTGAACAACCGGTTGCCGTACTGTGTCACTCTGGCGGGCGCAGCGCGCGAGTGGCGGGCCTGCTGGCGCAAACCGGTTTTTCCAGAGTCGCCAACATCAGCGGCGGGATTGATGCCTGGTCACAACAGCTGGACAGCCAGATTCCACGCTACTGA
- a CDS encoding TolC family outer membrane protein: MKNSNKFLSLLSIAGIMASAGPAQAASLMEVYQQALQSDPLIHEAESRRLAALESVPQARSALLPQLSATGFYDQSSNSGRTIFQDSTGIGVASSESATNTTGWQLDLRQTVFRWDQVVSLKQAGKQVAKAEAQREAAQQDLIVRVAQRYFDVLAAEDRLTSIHADRLAIARQLEQAKQRFDVGLIAITDVQESQAAYDQSIASEIGAKRELATARELLREITGEYVPRLDAPGDDFPLPSPNPGDEASWIDLAMNQNLTLVSSRLDERIARDEITFRRTGHYPTVELVANYGDSDTEITDQVRDGTVFPDFDTNNQQDSITLQLTVPLFSGGRTSSRVREAVHLHRASKEQLQRVARETERATRDAYLGVLSEISRVQALEQAVASSRTALEATQAGFDVGTRTIVDVLNSQRALYSAITNYYQSRYVYVGNVLRLKQAAGTLKVEDLEQVDRWLKERKPPEEVVPEEYGLGAAAES, translated from the coding sequence ATGAAAAACTCTAATAAATTCCTGAGCTTACTATCGATTGCCGGCATAATGGCCAGCGCCGGACCCGCCCAGGCTGCCTCGTTGATGGAGGTCTACCAGCAGGCACTGCAAAGCGACCCATTGATACACGAGGCGGAATCGCGCCGACTGGCCGCACTGGAATCGGTACCACAGGCACGCAGCGCATTGTTGCCGCAACTGTCGGCGACCGGCTTCTACGACCAGTCGTCGAATTCAGGGCGCACGATCTTTCAGGACAGTACCGGCATTGGTGTGGCCAGTTCTGAATCAGCAACGAACACGACCGGCTGGCAGCTTGATCTCCGCCAAACGGTGTTTCGCTGGGACCAGGTTGTGTCGCTCAAACAAGCCGGCAAACAGGTCGCCAAAGCCGAAGCGCAACGCGAAGCCGCCCAGCAAGACCTCATCGTCCGTGTCGCGCAACGGTATTTCGATGTGCTCGCGGCTGAGGATCGACTCACCTCCATACACGCCGACCGGCTGGCGATTGCCCGCCAGCTCGAGCAGGCCAAACAGCGTTTCGATGTTGGCTTGATAGCCATTACCGATGTTCAGGAATCACAGGCTGCCTATGATCAGTCCATCGCCTCGGAAATAGGCGCAAAACGCGAACTGGCCACCGCCCGGGAATTGTTGCGCGAGATCACCGGTGAATACGTACCCAGGCTGGATGCACCTGGCGACGATTTTCCCCTGCCTTCACCCAACCCCGGTGACGAAGCCAGCTGGATCGACCTTGCAATGAATCAGAACCTGACGCTGGTTTCCAGCCGGCTGGACGAACGTATCGCCCGCGACGAAATTACCTTCCGGCGAACGGGCCACTACCCGACCGTAGAACTGGTCGCGAACTACGGTGATTCGGACACGGAGATCACTGACCAGGTACGCGACGGAACGGTATTTCCCGACTTCGATACGAACAACCAGCAGGATTCCATTACCCTGCAACTGACCGTGCCACTGTTCTCGGGCGGCCGGACCTCGTCCCGCGTGCGCGAGGCCGTACACTTGCACCGCGCATCCAAAGAGCAACTGCAAAGAGTTGCGCGCGAGACGGAACGGGCTACGCGCGATGCTTACCTGGGCGTTTTGTCCGAGATCAGTCGCGTCCAGGCACTGGAACAGGCCGTTGCCTCCAGCAGGACTGCACTGGAAGCCACTCAGGCAGGTTTTGACGTCGGGACGCGAACCATTGTTGACGTGCTGAATTCGCAGCGGGCGCTGTACTCGGCGATCACCAACTACTACCAGAGCAGGTACGTGTACGTTGGCAATGTGCTGCGCCTGAAACAGGCCGCCGGCACACTGAAAGTCGAAGACCTGGAACAGGTTGATCGCTGGCTTAAGGAGCGCAAACCGCCGGAAGAAGTCGTACCTGAAGAATACGGTCTCGGCGCCGCCGCGGAAAGTTAG